The Myxococcales bacterium genome includes the window CCGCGCCGTGTGCGCTAATGGTAACGATTTCCTGGCCCCCAATAAATATGGCCCCTTCGCCATAGATCTCGACGGGGAACGCATGATCAAACGCCGCGCCCTCCCCGTAAATGCCGGGTGCTACCAACACCGCACGACGGGTTGGCGTTAGCACCGCGGCAGCGGCCGCAAGGCTGCCACACGGATCCGTTTGCGTACACGCATCGCCTACGCCGTTTTGCGCGACGTAGGCGATTGCCTCCGGCTGGTGGCACGTGGCGCTAAGGCGGTCGCAAATGCCGCTCGCGCAACTATGGTTGGCAAGGCAGCCAGTACAGCTGACGTCGGCCGTGCCGCAGTTGGGCACGGCAGGCGCGCCAGTGGCACCTAGTTCGGTTGTAACCGAGCAGGCGGCGAGCGCCACCGGCAAGAACGACAAAAAAATTGATTGGCTAGCGAGAGGTTCTTTGGGCATGCCGCTGTTATCGGCATGTGCCGAGGCATGTTGCTAAAAATATGGCCAGCCCATTTCGAGCATGGAACTGGCTACGGGCGCCTCGCGACGGGGTGCTTGTGCGTGCGCGACATCTTGGAGCTTACGTTCAATTCTAGGACAAAGCCCGTCTTAACGTCTTCGCCGCGAATCTCCGCGGTCAGCGACGAGGCTACCAGCCATCCCGTCGCGCGATCGATCGTGAGCGTGCCGGTGAATTCGCCGTGATATGGCCTGGTCGACACGCCGTGAAAGGCTAGCTCGGCGGTCTGCGTGGTTAGCGTGCGCAAGCGCGCCGAGGCCTTGGTCATGGTGAGCATCGAGGTTTCGCCCAAAAATAGGCCGGTGGATTCGAGCGCTAACGGTGTGTCGCGATCGGCCCAAAATCGGCTGCCTTCGGGCCCAACCAGCATGGCGGCCCATGGCGGCGTAAACAGCGTGAGTCCAAAAAGGCGTTTGTATTTAAGTTGCAGATATTCGCTTAGCGTTGCGGGCCGTACGTTGACCTCACCGCCTGCGCGCACCAGTTGTACCGGTTCGGTGGTTACCCATTGCTTGGTCTGGGTACCGTCGATAGTTTCGCCACGCTTGCACGTTACTTCTGTGGTCGACGGGCCGTCGGCGTCAGTTGTCAACACGGTTTCCGTGCACTCGAGTGCGGTAAGCTGGCTGATCTTTTCAGGCAAGATTGGCCCGCCAACCTCGGTGCCCTGAAGGTGGGTTACGGTCCCCAACCCCTCGGACGATGCCTCAAGTTCAAAGATCGTGCCGGCTGCAGGTGCGGTATAGACATAGTCTAAAAAGGCCGGGGCGAGAGGGGCCCGCGAAGGCGCCGTACGAGCGCAGCCACTCTGCAAAACGACCAGTAGCGTAAGCCCGGCGTAGTGCGCGTAGGCTCGTTGCTTCACTGGTTTGCCACAAGCTTGCCGTAAGCGGTCGGGTCGAGCAGCGCTTCAATATCAGCGCCGCTAAACCCTTCAATTTCAACCATCCAGCCCGCAGCGTAAGGGTCTGAGTTGACCAGCTCTGGCGCCGCGACCAGCGCGGGATTAATCTTGGCAACCTTGCCGGACACTGGGGCATAAAGGTCGGAAACTGATTTCACGCTTTCGACGGTGCCAAATCGCTCCCCCTTGGTGAGGGCATCGCCGACCTTCGGCAGGTCGATGAGCGTGATATCACCGAGTTGTTCGACGGCAAATTGCGTGATCCCAATCTGGGCGGTAGCGGCGGTAACGCGCAGCCATTCGTGGTCGTTGGTATATTTTAGATCGGGAGTAAATGACACCGTCGCAGGTTGCGCTGAAGTCGCCGTGGTATCAGGCGGGGCGCTTGTAGAACTTGCCCTTGACGACGGTCGCCGCGACGTCCTTGCCGCGACAGTCGATCGTCAGCGAGGTGCCGGGCGCGGCGAAGGCCGTGGGCACATAGGCCATCCCGATGGAACCGGGCACGGAAATGCCAGGACCGCCGCTCGTTACCGTGCCAAGCGCGGCGCTCGTTGATGCGCTCCGATCCACCACTGCATACCCATGCCGTGCGATGGCGCGTTCGGCAATCGTAAACCCGACCAATTGCCGAGTCACGCCTTGTTGCTTCTGCGCCAACAGGGCGTCTTTGCCAATAAAGTCATGGCGGTCAAGCTTAACTGCCCAGCCCAATTGGGCTTCAAGCGGACTCGTGGTGGCATCGATATCGTTGCCGTAGAGCGGCAGCTTGGCTTCGAGCCGAAGGCTGTCGCGAGCGCCCAAGCCAACGTTGACGCAACCTAGCGGGGTGCCGGTCTCAAGCAGTGCCCGCCACAATCTTTCGGCGTCGGCATTCGCGACTGCCAGCTCAAACCCATCCTCGCCGGTGTAGCCCGTGCGCGCCACGGTGGCCGCGATGCCCGCGACGTGGCAATCCGTAAACGAAAACGAGGGCAGGTGGCTGACGTTGGAGTCGGCCAATTTGTCGACGATCTCGACGGCCCTGGGGCCTTGGATCGCGATGAGCGACGTCTCGTCCGAAACGTCAATGAGATCGCAGGTGCCGTGGTTGTGTTCGCGCATCCACGCGAGGTCTTTGCCGATGTTGGAGGCGTTGACGATGACGAAGTAGTGGTCGTCGGCTCGTTTATAAAATATGCAATCATCGACGATGCCGCCCGAGGGTAGGCACAGCAGCGAATACACTGCCTTGCCGACGGCGGCGCCGGCAACATCGTTGGTGGCGAGCCGCGCCACGGTGGCTTGGGCGCCAGGGCCCTTAAGCACAAACTCGCCCATATGGGAGACGTCAAAAAGTCCGGCCGCGGCGCGCACCGCCTTGTGCTCCGCGATCGTCCCCGTCGGGTATTGCACCGGCATATCCCAACCGCCAAAATCGATGGTCTTGGCGCCAAGCTGTTTGTGAAGGGCGTAAAGCGGGGTGCGTCGCGGTGAGCTCACGCGCCAGATGCTACTACGTCAGCGAGAGTCTGTCTTAGCTAGCCAAGGTCGAACTTCAGCCCCGGTTCGTAGTAGGCGGAAGCTGCTCAGTCTTGGGCGTTCCCATGACCCACCGCGCACTTTGCGCTGCCAGGCCGCGTGGCGCCAAGCTTACCAGCCAGCACGATAGCTTGTTGGCGAGCCCCGGCACAACGACCGGGCGTCCACGCAGTAGCGCACGCACGCCAATCGTCGCGACCTCGGGTGCGCCCATCATAGACATGCGCGCCAGCCGGCCGTAACTGCCTGCGCCAGCCATGCGGTGGAAATCGGTATGCGTACCGCCGGGATTTAGTGAACACACGGCGATATTTTTCGTCGCGAGCTCCAGGTGCAAGGCCCGCGACCACTGGTGCACGAACGCCTTTGACGCGGCATAGGTCGCCATGTTGGGCACGGGCTG containing:
- the gcvH gene encoding glycine cleavage system protein GcvH, giving the protein MSFTPDLKYTNDHEWLRVTAATAQIGITQFAVEQLGDITLIDLPKVGDALTKGERFGTVESVKSVSDLYAPVSGKVAKINPALVAAPELVNSDPYAAGWMVEIEGFSGADIEALLDPTAYGKLVANQ
- the gcvT gene encoding glycine cleavage system aminomethyltransferase GcvT, whose translation is MSSPRRTPLYALHKQLGAKTIDFGGWDMPVQYPTGTIAEHKAVRAAAGLFDVSHMGEFVLKGPGAQATVARLATNDVAGAAVGKAVYSLLCLPSGGIVDDCIFYKRADDHYFVIVNASNIGKDLAWMREHNHGTCDLIDVSDETSLIAIQGPRAVEIVDKLADSNVSHLPSFSFTDCHVAGIAATVARTGYTGEDGFELAVANADAERLWRALLETGTPLGCVNVGLGARDSLRLEAKLPLYGNDIDATTSPLEAQLGWAVKLDRHDFIGKDALLAQKQQGVTRQLVGFTIAERAIARHGYAVVDRSASTSAALGTVTSGGPGISVPGSIGMAYVPTAFAAPGTSLTIDCRGKDVAATVVKGKFYKRPA